The following coding sequences lie in one Candidatus Planktophila sulfonica genomic window:
- a CDS encoding cryptochrome/photolyase family protein — MVTAQSKKTVLLLNDQLNRNYGALKKADPKTHQILFIESERMLTTRSWHIQRLFFLMSARDHFLQELRNEGFTVTFIQSANTEVGINDFRATHPGVEIEVTEPSSHQQFEQLKGLGLTLIPNDFFLTSRPLFAQWANAQKSLVMENFYRAQRVRLNILMEGSDPVGGKWNYDADNRLPPPKSAHTWPAYLEHPRDEIDAAVIAGIKKRKIPVFGDDPDTTWGTTRAAALKQMEHFFKTGFAEFGAYEDAMVADSWAVNHSLLSPYLNVGLLHAEEVIAAALKRFAKGDIPIPSAEGFIRQIIGWREYINGLYWHFGDLYRNENALAASRPLLPLFTDSSKTEMKCVSTQVRDIEARAWVHHIPRLMVLSNLALITGTSPQEFLDWMRRAFIDAADWVMVPNVIGMSLHADGGKLATKPYASGGSYISKMGSFCKGCAFDPKKRIGDDACPFTTLYWDFLDRNQERFAKNHRMGQQLAGLKRLSDLPELRERAKEVLDLLSRGEL, encoded by the coding sequence TTGGTAACTGCTCAATCTAAAAAGACAGTACTTCTTCTTAACGACCAACTGAATCGCAATTACGGAGCGCTGAAGAAAGCTGATCCAAAGACCCATCAGATTCTCTTCATCGAGAGTGAACGCATGCTCACTACTCGCTCTTGGCATATTCAGCGCCTCTTCTTTCTGATGTCTGCTCGCGATCACTTCCTGCAAGAGCTACGCAATGAAGGATTTACAGTCACTTTCATCCAAAGCGCTAACACTGAAGTGGGAATCAACGATTTTCGAGCAACTCATCCAGGCGTTGAGATTGAAGTTACCGAACCTTCTTCACATCAACAGTTCGAACAGTTAAAGGGCCTCGGACTGACACTTATCCCTAACGATTTCTTTCTGACATCCCGCCCACTTTTTGCGCAATGGGCAAATGCACAGAAGAGCTTGGTGATGGAGAACTTCTATCGTGCACAACGTGTTCGCTTGAATATCTTGATGGAAGGCAGTGACCCTGTCGGTGGCAAATGGAATTACGACGCCGATAATCGTCTTCCGCCTCCCAAGAGTGCACACACATGGCCCGCTTATCTTGAACACCCACGCGATGAAATCGATGCGGCAGTAATTGCAGGTATTAAGAAGCGCAAGATTCCTGTCTTTGGCGATGATCCCGATACAACATGGGGCACAACTCGTGCTGCTGCACTTAAACAAATGGAACACTTCTTTAAGACAGGTTTTGCTGAATTCGGAGCTTATGAAGATGCGATGGTTGCTGATTCCTGGGCGGTCAATCACTCACTCTTAAGTCCTTATCTCAATGTTGGATTGCTCCATGCTGAAGAGGTAATTGCTGCAGCGCTCAAGCGCTTTGCTAAGGGTGATATTCCGATACCGAGTGCTGAAGGATTTATTCGCCAAATCATTGGCTGGCGCGAATACATCAATGGTCTCTATTGGCACTTCGGCGATCTCTATCGCAATGAAAATGCTTTAGCTGCGTCTCGCCCACTCTTGCCTCTCTTCACAGATTCGAGCAAAACTGAGATGAAATGCGTATCAACTCAGGTGCGAGATATCGAAGCACGCGCCTGGGTTCATCACATTCCACGTCTGATGGTCTTAAGTAATCTCGCACTCATCACCGGAACCTCACCACAAGAATTCTTAGATTGGATGCGCCGAGCATTTATCGACGCTGCAGATTGGGTCATGGTTCCCAACGTGATTGGAATGAGTTTGCATGCAGACGGCGGCAAGTTAGCTACCAAACCATATGCATCAGGTGGTTCATATATTTCTAAGATGGGAAGTTTCTGCAAGGGATGCGCCTTTGATCCCAAGAAACGCATCGGTGATGACGCCTGTCCATTTACAACGCTGTACTGGGATTTCCTTGATCGCAATCAAGAACGTTTTGCAAAGAACCATCGCATGGGCCAGCAATTAGCCGGGTTGAAACGATTGAGTGATTTACCGGAATTGCGAGAGCGCGCGAAAGAAGTGTTAGACCTTCTCTCTCGTGGTGAACTCTGA